The DNA region agcggtatacagagctgtttatatcagtctgtagcggtatacagagctgtttcttaccagtctgtagcggtatacagagctgtttcttgccagtctgtagcggtatatgaagctgttatgtcaaaaattctttgattgataatgaacaaaaaaaaatgtacgtgcgttagttacatggagatgtgctctatcatttgaatacgagaagactgatatctatgatgcttgagttctcgtataaataccttatcgttcgagaagaaaatttagcataacaaaagacagtcgagagagagagcatgcgtttcgtacgacagtctttgaatatccgggttccgacctaccgcacgttcgacgaccatgatgagataattcggaagcatgggccattgctaccgagtactatacgatgcgtgataagcggcccgtcaggatgtggtaaaacgaacgtcatgattaacctgttggaaagtccgaatggactgcgattcgcaaatgtgtatGTGTATTCGAAATCATCACGTCaaccaaaatatcaatacttgaacaacttgttctcgcacgtgggcaaggacgtaggttactttgcctattcggacaacgcgcacgtgattcccccggcggatgctcgaccgaattcgatatttatcttcgacgacgttgcttgtgatgaacaggacgttatcagagaatatttcgcgatgggcagacattcgcacgtcgattgtttctaccTGTCGCAAtcatacgcgagaatacccaaacatttgattcgcgacaatgccaatctattgattctattcaatcaagatgccatgaatctgcgacacgttcatcaggatcatgtgaataccgatatgtcgttcgaaagtttcaacgcagtttgttcaaggtgttggcgaaacaagtatgaattccttgtaatcgacaaagacagccttgtgaaccgaggacgttacagacgcggatttaacgaattcgtcgtgctgtgatccgactcatttggacggtaagaggtgtcggtgtcacatcgtgctcccactcgatatgcgtccgtcaaagaaaaacctgcgagctgccatcgttaaggaaatagctaagaccagtgacgtcatacgtaaaaagagtttagccttgaaagttgggaaaatggatgtacagtctAACATTGAGACAAATTTACGTCCGAtcgtggaaccgttgaaacagctggtccaaaatacagctacggaagcgaaagataatacatcaaatgctgaccgattgttggatttgcaaacacagcagtcgctgttctctgtgaagaagaagaagaaagtggagagagaatttattaagaaaaagaggacacacgatgaagcggcattaactccaaggatgcatttgaaaaagaagaagaataataataaagtatgttcccccatcggtgtcagcgatgacgccgactatgttgacgatgacgacgacgacgacaacgacgacgacgacgacgacgatgatgcggacaccaatatggtgctcgaaccaacaccttcaatgcatcgGGAGAAGGAggtagctttcgaatcatctccaacggctgcaacatcgttggaatcatcggtgcgaaatattttgagaagtcctgaaaagcatcgcgacgaatacgagcatttgttcagtaatcttggacctttagcgagcgaatacttgagaaatttctttagcgggccgccgaaaagtcaggacaatgtgtacggagtgtattttcataataacaaactgatgcttggaaacgttgcgttcgacgtgaaaagcaacgatgatattgttattaataaaattaggtacagaggaactccaggtctctacgaattgatattcaacagaatacccaacgagaacctgtacaccgagaatgataaggaaatttatagaaacattctcatcgctacgcatgcgcaccgacgtggtaatcagataatgggaaacaagggctacaagtacaaaactattataggaccaatgttctcagcgttgcgtagaaaaggtataaatattccaacgacgatgatgcgtgtaaccaacaatccggtccattatgtgcattgggatgacccaaatgagctggtCGATCGTTTTAAATTGttgatggcatcgaaaaatgctgGTCATACCAACCACGACAATGAAATAacatccataatcgaagaacttcgcgaagctggattgattataaattaaattgctcgaatatttattacgttagtgacgaatgaaatgtctgttggtaaatttatcaaatggttcgataaaatgagtatccgttggaattggtgtgaaaccaatcaaacgttatccgtagatgaaaattgggaggacagatttaaaaatattgagttcagactcgaagatatttgtcgacaaatacaacagatcgagcaacagcaagatctactcgagttgttggtgttaaagaagaagaagaagaaaggagaagaaaacaattgaaccgagaaacgaaaaaaatgtctattaataaatttggtacgttgtataaacgTAGTACGCCtgagtcgaaaatattggcagatagttcaactttttattcgatatgtaaaaattatgtacacgatAATGCCATATGCACGATCGGCAATTTGTACGATGCAcgaggcgctaagatcgctcgtgtcgcaaatcctacgacgaacgatgacgcggccaccaaactgtacgtcgatTGCGTTTCGAAGATAGGTGATGATACTGtaacgtcatcgcttcacgagtacatgcagaataatgcgatgtgcttctcaacagaatcgtacacggctcgaaacaagaggatcaaacatttggcggaaccgcttcaaaacgatgacgcggccactagatcgtacgatgacgatgtatcgaaaaaaggtgacgacgagcttcgtagaaaaataacggctaacgaaaaaatgacgaagggtgtcgaacaggccggtgtaaaatacaagtccgaactcatggataaaataacagctaatgaaaaaatgacgaagggtgtcgaacgggccggtgtaaaatacaagtccgaactcatggataaaataacggctaataaaaaaatgacgaagggtgtcgaacaggccggtgtaaaatacaagtctgaactcatggataaaataacggctaacgaaaagttggcgaaggatgtcaaagagactagtgcgaagtggaaatccgaactcgtgggtaaaataacggctaacgaaaagttggcgaaggatgccaaacagactagcctaaaatgcaagtccgaactcgtgggtaaaataacggctaatgaaaagttggcgaaggatgccaaacagactagcctaaaatgcaagtccgaactcgtgggtaaaataacggctaatgaaaagttggcgaaggatgccaaacagactagcctaaaatgcaagtccgaactcgtgggtaaaataacggctaacgaaaagttggcgaaggatgctaaacaggctagtgcgaagtggaaatccgaactcgtgagtaaaataacggctaacgaaaagttggcgaaggatgctaaacaaactagtgcgaagtggaaatccgaactcgtgggtaaaataacggctaacgaaaagttggcgaaggatgccaaagagactagtgcgaaatggaaatccgaactcatggataaaataacggctaacgagaaactaacgaaagatatgaagcagactaatgaaaaatggaggaataaagtgctggctaaaacatataattttcaatacgacagtgatcagaaaattaaatcaattgattcagataacgataaaattaatgtgaaaattgataacgtattttcggtattggagcaaaaggttgaagcgttaaaacagaatatgaaAGATGAAACGGACAGCTCAATCGGTAACCAACTACAAATGTTTGAGGAAAGTTTTCgtggtaaaatgaagaaattagttgccgaggaatgcctcaagttctataaataacatgcttttgcaacgattgcatcatttttgctggtgattacggtggtaaaacatcgattgtcgaaagaaattggagcagcagcagcaacgatgcgtaacagcagcagcagcagcagcaagaaatcatcgtctcgtgattcgctaaagcagactattcaagacatcgttgcgaatatagacacgaaacatgaacatcacaaggacaattcaatcaacacgaagagtttcaatagatttatgttcgatctgataaatactataagaaaatacgttctaCACGTATCGGACGAGAATGACGAGTTCGATGCATTGGGTCTACCTATAGAAAGTATAAAAGTTCCTATTAACGCGAAGAAGTATGTGGACAACGTTATCAACGAGAGGGCGGTAATTTTGAACAGtgacaacgaatttttcgatgcaaaatctcgaattattcgatatttggcaactccggttttcgccagcgactcgacaacaaaaagttacgttgacgacgcgatcgattcgttgaaaaaaaacatttacgtaCGACCTGTATGAAACTATTGACGATGTTCACTCGATGAAACGCGCGGTAGAAACTCTCCAAAAATTCGTGACAAACGACGAATCCAATCATGAGAATCTGAAGAAACATGTTGAGACGTGCATCGAGCAGAATAATAAAAGTATCAATGAAAAGCTATGTCAAAGATTCGTCGAGCTCGAGGATAAGTTGTTCGAAACAATGAAAGCTGAGGGTATCGTGgatcgagaaaaattgaatgcCGTTGTGAAATTTGCTGACAACGTCGAGCACAAACTTGCAAGTGTGGAACACAAAGTTAACAGCAACTGGCCGAAAAAGATTGATAACCTTGAAAATcacatattaaataaaatccACATCTTGGAGGAAATTACGAGCACTGGCAAAGCGAATCAGGGAAAGTTGGCGCAACTTGAATTACTCGTAGACGAACTGCAAAATAAATTTACAGTAGGCGGTTTTGAAACTGGCAAGGAATTGGATGAGAGGTTCGAAAGGCTTAATACTGCTATGTACAAGAGATTACTCGAGCTGACTGGAGAGGGGAACATAGTCGTGAAATTCGAACAGTTACATAAatctttattagagaaatttacCGAAATATACGGACAAATGCGACGTATCGAAGAACAGCAGCAATACAGTGTGCGCGTCGCTTTCGAGGAATTGGATTCTCGTATGAGACTTTGTTTCAGAGACTTGTTGACTGTAGCGGTAGCAGCAACCACAGAAGAGATTCCGATAACGCAAAAAGCGTCAATAGCTGAAAAGTccatcgataacgcaaaagagGACGCGACAGCGATCGAAAAGACTCCGAgaacgcaaggataattaaattagcgtatcttaatttcaagcgaccgcagattcatcgataacgcaaaagagGGCGCGGCAGCGGTcaacgcaaggataattaaattagcgtatcttaatttcgAGCGACCGCAGACTGACAAGGCGAAATCATGAGCGGCGATAAAGTGAACTTGGTgaatgaactgcatgctccggcgagaCGTTACTTCCGGCGGAGGCGAGTGGTtacgcgaggactcgacgatctctgGCAAGCTGATATCGTTGAAGTTCAACCGTACGCAAGAGAGAATCGAAGACATCGATATATTCTTACAATAATCGATACATTCAGCAAGTATGCCTGGGCCGTTCCTTTGAAAAGCAAAAATGCTGACGatgtgtgcaaagctttcgcgtcggtgttgaaaaaagatggccgaataccgaacaatttgcaaaccgatatggggaaagaattctacaataaagattttcaagaatatctgaagAAACGTAACATCAACCACTATTCCACATTCAGCACTATGAAAGCGTCCATAGTCGAACGATTCAATCGTACATTGAAGAACAACATGTGGTAATTTTTCTCGTTGAGCGGAAAATATCGTTGGATCGACGAGCTACCCACGTTGATTAAGAACTACAATAATCAAAAACATCACACCATTCGTATGCGACCTGCAAACgtgaatcataaaaatgagaagtatcttttatctaccgtgtacagcaacgtcaagatcgccggtcctgcgaaattcaaagttggcgactatgtgcgcatcagcaagttcaaaaccgtattcgacaaaggatacacaccgaactggtcaacggaagtatttaagatcgcgacggtgaaacgaacgaacccCGTCACGTATCTTTTGGTTGATTTGCAGAACAAACCTATCGCTGGAGGATTTTACGAATACGAGATACGCGCTACCAAATATGCCGAAGTGTATTTAGTAGAAAAAGTATTGCgtcgaaaaggaaatgaaatatatgtgaaatggttggggctggattcgtcacataactcttggataaagaaatcatctgtactttaattatataatgtaatgtttattttgtttctttaataaacatgaaaaaatacataaatgctttttacattaatactaattaattccccCCCACACGCACACAATTTCAACGATTCGCTTTCGATACGATTAGATCTAAACATAAAGCTAACAATTCGCAATCGATCAGacaatttcgttcgaacaattCGTTTGTAAAAATTACGGTCGCATAATTCTGCTCCTTATTGGAGTTTTTTACAATGTCAACGAGCTTCGCGAATCTATCCTGAATTTCTGGAATATTTTCTGATAACCATGAATATATATGATCCATACATAActctaatttgtacaaattatccatcgtctctttcgtaacataaatcgatgcttgagaatcgaacaacttgattagactcattccattaaaatttacaatttgtaacgataaagtctcatcaatttgtttttccttcttgtccgcgtcgaagtaattgtgaatataatctctagttttcaccagcagtttccacgtagccattgaaaaagaaatctctgttccacgattgtcccccaagacaaactcgacgcgcaaattttcatccacgcgtacacaaatttcaaggaacttgaaataattgccggctatggagtatcttctacccaagattcgtgcgttgcgcggtatctgcaactgcttctgctgcgactggggttgcgactgttgaaacgaccgtttcatcgaaatggagtatctataaaagaaataacatacaatattttttttcttctttcataaaaggaacattttattcccttcaaactttcttttacttacccataatttttataatcgttgtgagatccatttttatgtaaaaaattattggtttgatttgacattgtgaatattataatactgaagAACAACTGCGCTATAAGAAAGTAATCTGTAAAACGCACTACTCGCTGTACGCAATGTCAAAAGCTTATATATACAATTCCCCTACCATTTTTCCCCCTTCTTACACGCAAGATAACAATACAAGGAGCGTATACGCCCCTTTTCCGCTTACAAATAAAAGTGAACACGCGCGCGCAACACGGGATTCGAaacatcgatgaaattatataaccgcttttattttttctaacTCCCCCCCACTCCCTCTCCCTCCTGCCTCCCGCTCTCCCCCTTTCGCGATTTTATAATGTCCCCAAGGAAGggtttcgatcgaattgtttaaaatgtattgTTTATCATCGTATGGACTCAATGCTAATTTACTCTGTGATACTGAAT from Megalopta genalis isolate 19385.01 unplaced genomic scaffold, iyMegGena1_principal scaffold0819, whole genome shotgun sequence includes:
- the LOC143263581 gene encoding uncharacterized protein LOC143263581; the protein is MSNQTNNFLHKNGSHNDYKNYGYSISMKRSFQQSQPQSQQKQLQIPRNARILGRRYSIAGNYFKFLEICVRVDENLRVEFVLGDNRGTEISFSMATWKLLVKTRDYIHNYFDADKKEKQIDETLSLQIVNFNGMSLIKLFDSQASIYVTKETMDNLYKLELCMDHIYSWLSENIPEIQDRFAKLVDIVKNSNKEQNYATFLINVGSSSIQRYFPLNEKNYHMLFFNVRLNRSTMDAFIVLNVE